A single genomic interval of Pan paniscus chromosome 18, NHGRI_mPanPan1-v2.0_pri, whole genome shotgun sequence harbors:
- the GP2 gene encoding pancreatic secretory granule membrane major glycoprotein GP2 isoform X1 yields MPHLMERMVGSGLLWLALVSCILTQASAVQRGYGNPIEASSYGLDLDCGAPGTPEAHVCFDPCQNYTLLDEPFRSTENSEGSQGCDNNMSGWYRFVGEGGVRMSETCVQVHRCQTDAPMWLNGTHPALGDGIINHTACAHWSGNCCFWKTEVLVKACPGGYHVYRLEGTPWCNLRYCTDPSTVEDKCEKACRPEEECLALNSTWGCFCRQDLNSSDVHSLQPQLDCGPREIKVKVDKCLLGGLGLGEEVIAYLRDPNCSSILQTEERNWVSVTSPVQASACRNILERNQTHAIYKNTLSLVNDFIIRDTILNINFQCAYPLDMKVSLQAALQPIVSSLNVSVDGNGEFIVRMALFQDQNYTNPYEGDAVELSVESVLYVGAILEQGDTSRFNLVLRNCYATPTEDKADLVKYFIIRNSCSNQRDSTIHVEENGRSSESRFSVQMFMFAGHYDLVFLHCEIHLCDSLNEQCQPSCSRSQVRSEVPAIDLARVLDLGPITRRGAQSPGVMNGTPSTAGFLVAWPMVLLTVLPAWLF; encoded by the exons ATGCCTCACCTTATGGAAAGGATGGTGGGCTCTGGCCTCCTGTGGCTGGCCTTGGTCTCCTGCATTCTGACCCAGGCATCTGCAGTGCAGCGAG GTTACGGAAACCCCATTGAAGCCAGTTCGTATGGGCTGGACCTGGACTGCGGAGCTCCTGGCACCCCAGAGGCTCATGTCTGTTTTGACCCCTGTCAGAATTACACCCTCCTGGATGAACCCTTCCGAAGCACAGAGAACTCAGAAGGGTCCCAGGGGTGCGATAATAACATGAGCGGCTGGTACCGCTTTGTAGGGGAAGGAGGAGTAAGGATGTCGGAGACCTGTGTCCAGGTGCACCGATGCCAGACAGACGCTCCCATGTGGCTGAATGGGACCCACCCTGCCCTTGGGGATGGCATCATCAACCACACTGCCTGTGCCCATTGGAGTGGCAACTGCTGTTTCTGGAAAACAGAGGTGCTGGTGAAGGCCTGCCCAGGCGGGTACCATGTGTACCGGTTGGAAGGCACTCCCTGGTGTAATCTGAGATACTGCACAG ACCCATCCACTGTGGAGGACAAGTGTGAGAAGGCCTGCCGCCCCGAGGAGGAGTGCCTTGCCCTCAACAGCACCTGGGGCTGTTTCTGCAGACAGGACCTCAATAGCTCTG ATGTCCACAGTTTGCAGCCTCAGCTAGACTGTGGGCCCAGGGAGATCAAGGTGAAGGTGGACAAATGTTTGCTGGGAGGCCTGGGTTTGGGGGAGGAGGTCATCGCCTACCTGCGAGACCCAAACTGCAGCAGCATCTTGCAGACAGAGGAGAGGAACTGGGTATCTGTGACCAGCCCCGTCCAGGCTAGTGCCTGCAGGAACATTCTGGAG AGAAATCAAACCCATGCCATCTACAAAAACACCCTGTCCTTGGTCAATGATTTCATCATCAGAGACACCATCCTCAACATCAACTTCCAATGTGCCTACCCACTGGACATGAAAGTCAGCCTCCAAGCTGCCTTGCAGCCCATTGTAAG TTCCCTGAACGTCAGTGTGGACGGGAATGGAGAGTTCATTGTCAGGATGGCCCTCTTCCAAGACCAGAACTACACGAATCCTTACGAAGGGGATGCAGTTGAACTGTCTGTTGAGTCCGTGCTCTATGTGGGTGCCATCTTGGAACAAGGGGACACCTCCCGGTTTAACCTGGTGTTGAGGAACTGCTATGCCACCCCCACTGAAGACAAGGCTGACCTTGTGAAGTATTTCATCATCAGAAACAG CTGCTCAAATCAACGTGATTCCACCATCCACGTGGAGGAGAATGGGAGGTCCTCGGAAAGCCGGTTCTCAGTTCAGATGTTCATGTTTGCTGGACATTATGACCTAGTTTTCCTGCATTGTGAGATTCATCTCTGTGATTCTCTTAATGAACAGTGCCAGCCT TCTTGCTCAAGAAGTCAAGTCCGCAGTGAAGTACCGGCCATCGACCTAGCCCGGGTTCTAGATTTGGGACCCATCACTCGGAGAG GTGCACAGTCTCCCGGTGTCATGAATGGAACCCCCAGCACTGCAG
- the GP2 gene encoding pancreatic secretory granule membrane major glycoprotein GP2 isoform X2, with product MKIKCEKSRTQSSAQHVQHSAHSTIVCRKHSHNAETAGRVDIVRGGPFFHHPLRKWLISPPLNKPSVWPRTPIIPMHQLRRDTWVGNCNKKTAHSRLHSHGWPEEEERFVFSSELHGKSAYSKVTCMPHLMERMVGSGLLWLALVSCILTQASAVQRDPSTVEDKCEKACRPEEECLALNSTWGCFCRQDLNSSDVHSLQPQLDCGPREIKVKVDKCLLGGLGLGEEVIAYLRDPNCSSILQTEERNWVSVTSPVQASACRNILERNQTHAIYKNTLSLVNDFIIRDTILNINFQCAYPLDMKVSLQAALQPIVSSLNVSVDGNGEFIVRMALFQDQNYTNPYEGDAVELSVESVLYVGAILEQGDTSRFNLVLRNCYATPTEDKADLVKYFIIRNSCSNQRDSTIHVEENGRSSESRFSVQMFMFAGHYDLVFLHCEIHLCDSLNEQCQPSCSRSQVRSEVPAIDLARVLDLGPITRRGAQSPGVMNGTPSTAGFLVAWPMVLLTVLPAWLF from the exons atgaagattaaatgtgagAAGTCAAGAACGCAAAGCAGTGCCCAGCATGTTCAGCATTCAGCACACAGCACTATTGTTTGTAGAAAGCATTCGCACAATGCTGAGACAGCTGGAAGGGTTGACATTGTGAGGGGAGGGCCCTTCTTTCACCATCCTTTGCGTAAATGGCTTATCTCACCTCCACTCAACAAGCCCAGTGTATGGCCTAGAACTCCCATCATACCTATGCACCAATTGAGGAGAGACACATGGGTGGGAAATTGCAATAAAAAGACGGCCCACAGCAGGCTGCATTCCCATGGCTGGCCAGAGGAGGAGGAACGCTTTGTGTTCTCATCGGAG CTGCATGGGAAGTCTGCATACAGCAAAGTGACCTGCATGCCTCACCTTATGGAAAGGATGGTGGGCTCTGGCCTCCTGTGGCTGGCCTTGGTCTCCTGCATTCTGACCCAGGCATCTGCAGTGCAGCGAG ACCCATCCACTGTGGAGGACAAGTGTGAGAAGGCCTGCCGCCCCGAGGAGGAGTGCCTTGCCCTCAACAGCACCTGGGGCTGTTTCTGCAGACAGGACCTCAATAGCTCTG ATGTCCACAGTTTGCAGCCTCAGCTAGACTGTGGGCCCAGGGAGATCAAGGTGAAGGTGGACAAATGTTTGCTGGGAGGCCTGGGTTTGGGGGAGGAGGTCATCGCCTACCTGCGAGACCCAAACTGCAGCAGCATCTTGCAGACAGAGGAGAGGAACTGGGTATCTGTGACCAGCCCCGTCCAGGCTAGTGCCTGCAGGAACATTCTGGAG AGAAATCAAACCCATGCCATCTACAAAAACACCCTGTCCTTGGTCAATGATTTCATCATCAGAGACACCATCCTCAACATCAACTTCCAATGTGCCTACCCACTGGACATGAAAGTCAGCCTCCAAGCTGCCTTGCAGCCCATTGTAAG TTCCCTGAACGTCAGTGTGGACGGGAATGGAGAGTTCATTGTCAGGATGGCCCTCTTCCAAGACCAGAACTACACGAATCCTTACGAAGGGGATGCAGTTGAACTGTCTGTTGAGTCCGTGCTCTATGTGGGTGCCATCTTGGAACAAGGGGACACCTCCCGGTTTAACCTGGTGTTGAGGAACTGCTATGCCACCCCCACTGAAGACAAGGCTGACCTTGTGAAGTATTTCATCATCAGAAACAG CTGCTCAAATCAACGTGATTCCACCATCCACGTGGAGGAGAATGGGAGGTCCTCGGAAAGCCGGTTCTCAGTTCAGATGTTCATGTTTGCTGGACATTATGACCTAGTTTTCCTGCATTGTGAGATTCATCTCTGTGATTCTCTTAATGAACAGTGCCAGCCT TCTTGCTCAAGAAGTCAAGTCCGCAGTGAAGTACCGGCCATCGACCTAGCCCGGGTTCTAGATTTGGGACCCATCACTCGGAGAG GTGCACAGTCTCCCGGTGTCATGAATGGAACCCCCAGCACTGCAG
- the UMOD gene encoding uromodulin isoform X1, whose amino-acid sequence MGQPSLTWMLMVVVASWFITTAATNTSEARWCSECHSNATCTEDEAVTTCTCQEGFTGDGLTCVDLDECAIPGAHNCSANSSCVNTPGSFSCVCPEGFRLSPGLGCTDVDECAEPGLSHCHALATCVNVVGSYLCVCPAGYRGDGWHCECSPGSCGPGLDCVPEGDALVCADPCQAHRILDEYWRSTEYGEGYACDTDLRGWYRFVGQGGARMAETCVPVLRCNTAAPMWLNGTHPSSDEGIVSRKACAHWSGHCCLWDASVQVKACAGGYYVYNLTAPPECHLAYCTDPSSVEGTCEECSIDEDCKSNNGRWHCQCKQDFNITDISLLEHRLECGANDMKVSLGKCQLKSLGFDKVFMYLSDSRCSGFNDRDNRDWVSVVTPARDGPCGTVLTRNETHATYSNTLYLADEIIIRDLNIKINFACSYPLDMKVSLKTALQPMVSALNIRVGGTGMFTVRMALFQNPSYTQPYQGSSVTLSTEAFLYVGTMLDGGDLSRFALLMTNCYATPSSNATDPLKYFIIQDRCPHTTDSTIQVVENGESSQGRFSVQMFRFAGNYDLVYLHCEVYLCDTMNEKCKPTCSGTRFRSGSVIDQSRVLNLGPITRKGVQATVSRAAFSSLGLLKVWLPLLLSATLTLTFQ is encoded by the exons ATGGGGCAGCCATCTCTGACTTggatgctgatggtggtggtggcctCTTGGTTCATCACAACTGCAGCCACTAACACCTCAGAAGCAA GATGGTGCTCTGAATGTCACAGCAATGCCACCTGCACGGAGGATGAGGCCGTTACGACGTGCACCTGTCAGGAGGGCTTCACCGGCGACGGCCTGACCTGCGTGGACCTGGATGAGTGCGCCATTCCTGGAGCTCACAACTGCTCCGCCAACAGCAGCTGCGTAAACACGCCAGGCTCCTTCTCCTGCGTCTGCCCCGAAGGCTTCCGCCTGTCGCCCGGTCTCGGCTGCACAGACGTGGATGAGTGCGCTGAGCCTGGGCTTAGCCACTGCCACGCCCTGGCCACATGTGTCAATGTGGTGGGCAGCTACTTGTGCGTATGCCCCGCGGGCTACCGGGGGGATGGATGGCACTGTGAGTGCTCCCCGGGCTCCTGCGGGCCGGGGTTGGACTGCGTGCCCGAGGGCGACGCGCTCGTGTGCGCGGATCCGTGCCAGGCGCACCGCATCCTGGACGAGTACTGGCGCAGCACCGAGTACGGGGAGGGCTACGCCTGCGACACGGACCTGCGCGGCTGGTACCGCTTCGTGGGCCAGGGCGGTGCGCGCATGGCCGAGACCTGCGTGCCAGTCCTGCGCTGCAACACGGCCGCCCCCATGTGGCTCAATGGCACGCATCCGTCCAGCGACGAGGGCATCGTGAGCCGCAAGGCCTGCGCGCACTGGAGCGGCCACTGCTGCCTGTGGGATGCGTCCGTCCAGGTGAAGGCCTGTGCCGGCGGCTACTACGTCTACAACCTGACAGCGCCCCCCGAGTGTCACCTGGCGTACTGCACAG ACCCCAGCTCCGTGGAGGGGACGTGTGAGGAGTGCAGTATAGACGAGGACTGCAAATCGAATAATGGCAGATGGCACTGCCAGTGCAAACAGGACTTCAACATCACTG ATATCTCCCTCCTGGAGCACAGGCTGGAATGTGGGGCCAATGACATGAAGGTGTCGCTGGGCAAGTGCCAGCTGAAGAGTCTGGGCTTCGACAAGGTCTTCATGTACCTGAGTGACAGCCGGTGCTCGGGCTTCAATGACAGAGACAACCGGGACTGGGTGTCTGTAGTGACCCCAGCCCGGGATGGCCCCTGTGGGACAGTGTTGACG AGGAATGAAACCCACGCCACTTACAGCAACACCCTCTACCTGGCAGATGAGATCATCATCCGTGACCTCAACATCAAAATCAACTTTGCATGCTCCTACCCCCTGGACATGAAAGTCAGCCTGAAGACCGCCCTACAGCCAATGGTCAG TGCTCTAAACATCAGAGTGGGCGGGACCGGCATGTTCACCGTGCGGATGGCGCTCTTCCAGAACCCTTCCTACACGCAGCCCTACCAAGGCTCCTCCGTGACACTGTCCACTGAGGCTTTTCTCTACGTGGGCACCATGTTGGATGGGGGCGACCTGTCCCGATTTGCACTGCTCATGACCAACTGCTATGCCACACCCAGTAGCAATGCCACGGACCCCCTGAAGTACTTCATCATCCAGGACAG ATGCCCACACACTACAGACTCAACTATCCAAGTGGTGGAGAATGGGGAGTCCTCCCAGGGCCGATTTTCCGTCCAGATGTTCCGGTTTGCTGGAAACTATGACCTAGTCTACCTGCACTGTGAAGTCTATCTCTGTGACACCATGAATGAAAAGTGCAAGCCT ACCTGCTCTGGGACCAGATTCCGAAGTGGGAGTGTCATAGATCAATCCCGTGTCCTGAACTTGGGTCCCATCACACGGAAAG GTGTCCAGGCCACAGTCTCAAGGGCTGCTTTTAGCAGCTTGG GGCTCCTGAAAGTCTGGCTGCCTCTGCTCCTCTCGGCCACCTTGACCCTGACTTTTCAGTGA
- the UMOD gene encoding uromodulin isoform X2 has product MGQPSLTWMLMVVVASWFITTAATNTSEARWCSECHSNATCTEDEAVTTCTCQEGFTGDGLTCVDLDECAIPGAHNCSANSSCVNTPGSFSCVCPEGFRLSPGLGCTDVDECAEPGLSHCHALATCVNVVGSYLCVCPAGYRGDGWHCECSPGSCGPGLDCVPEGDALVCADPCQAHRILDEYWRSTEYGEGYACDTDLRGWYRFVGQGGARMAETCVPVLRCNTAAPMWLNGTHPSSDEGIVSRKACAHWSGHCCLWDASVQVKACAGGYYVYNLTAPPECHLAYCTDPSSVEGTCEECSIDEDCKSNNGRWHCQCKQDFNITDISLLEHRLECGANDMKVSLGKCQLKSLGFDKVFMYLSDSRCSGFNDRDNRDWVSVVTPARDGPCGTVLTRNETHATYSNTLYLADEIIIRDLNIKINFACSYPLDMKVSLKTALQPMVSQTQERMLGTDEGAQLTWRKKGAHCKLLAGASPGLAVSWSNVAPSSACALNIRVGGTGMFTVRMALFQNPSYTQPYQGSSVTLSTEAFLYVGTMLDGGDLSRFALLMTNCYATPSSNATDPLKYFIIQDRCPHTTDSTIQVVENGESSQGRFSVQMFRFAGNYDLVYLHCEVYLCDTMNEKCKPTCSGTRFRSGSVIDQSRVLNLGPITRKGVQATVSRAAFSSLGLLKVWLPLLLSATLTLTFQ; this is encoded by the exons ATGGGGCAGCCATCTCTGACTTggatgctgatggtggtggtggcctCTTGGTTCATCACAACTGCAGCCACTAACACCTCAGAAGCAA GATGGTGCTCTGAATGTCACAGCAATGCCACCTGCACGGAGGATGAGGCCGTTACGACGTGCACCTGTCAGGAGGGCTTCACCGGCGACGGCCTGACCTGCGTGGACCTGGATGAGTGCGCCATTCCTGGAGCTCACAACTGCTCCGCCAACAGCAGCTGCGTAAACACGCCAGGCTCCTTCTCCTGCGTCTGCCCCGAAGGCTTCCGCCTGTCGCCCGGTCTCGGCTGCACAGACGTGGATGAGTGCGCTGAGCCTGGGCTTAGCCACTGCCACGCCCTGGCCACATGTGTCAATGTGGTGGGCAGCTACTTGTGCGTATGCCCCGCGGGCTACCGGGGGGATGGATGGCACTGTGAGTGCTCCCCGGGCTCCTGCGGGCCGGGGTTGGACTGCGTGCCCGAGGGCGACGCGCTCGTGTGCGCGGATCCGTGCCAGGCGCACCGCATCCTGGACGAGTACTGGCGCAGCACCGAGTACGGGGAGGGCTACGCCTGCGACACGGACCTGCGCGGCTGGTACCGCTTCGTGGGCCAGGGCGGTGCGCGCATGGCCGAGACCTGCGTGCCAGTCCTGCGCTGCAACACGGCCGCCCCCATGTGGCTCAATGGCACGCATCCGTCCAGCGACGAGGGCATCGTGAGCCGCAAGGCCTGCGCGCACTGGAGCGGCCACTGCTGCCTGTGGGATGCGTCCGTCCAGGTGAAGGCCTGTGCCGGCGGCTACTACGTCTACAACCTGACAGCGCCCCCCGAGTGTCACCTGGCGTACTGCACAG ACCCCAGCTCCGTGGAGGGGACGTGTGAGGAGTGCAGTATAGACGAGGACTGCAAATCGAATAATGGCAGATGGCACTGCCAGTGCAAACAGGACTTCAACATCACTG ATATCTCCCTCCTGGAGCACAGGCTGGAATGTGGGGCCAATGACATGAAGGTGTCGCTGGGCAAGTGCCAGCTGAAGAGTCTGGGCTTCGACAAGGTCTTCATGTACCTGAGTGACAGCCGGTGCTCGGGCTTCAATGACAGAGACAACCGGGACTGGGTGTCTGTAGTGACCCCAGCCCGGGATGGCCCCTGTGGGACAGTGTTGACG AGGAATGAAACCCACGCCACTTACAGCAACACCCTCTACCTGGCAGATGAGATCATCATCCGTGACCTCAACATCAAAATCAACTTTGCATGCTCCTACCCCCTGGACATGAAAGTCAGCCTGAAGACCGCCCTACAGCCAATGGTCAG CCAGACTCAGGAAAGGATGCTGGGCACTGATGAGGGTGCACAGCTGACTTGGAGGAAGAAGGGTGCTCATTGCAAGCTGTTGGCTGGAGCCTCACCTGGCCTAGCAGTGTCCTGGAGCAATGTGGCCCCGTCCTCGGCCTG TGCTCTAAACATCAGAGTGGGCGGGACCGGCATGTTCACCGTGCGGATGGCGCTCTTCCAGAACCCTTCCTACACGCAGCCCTACCAAGGCTCCTCCGTGACACTGTCCACTGAGGCTTTTCTCTACGTGGGCACCATGTTGGATGGGGGCGACCTGTCCCGATTTGCACTGCTCATGACCAACTGCTATGCCACACCCAGTAGCAATGCCACGGACCCCCTGAAGTACTTCATCATCCAGGACAG ATGCCCACACACTACAGACTCAACTATCCAAGTGGTGGAGAATGGGGAGTCCTCCCAGGGCCGATTTTCCGTCCAGATGTTCCGGTTTGCTGGAAACTATGACCTAGTCTACCTGCACTGTGAAGTCTATCTCTGTGACACCATGAATGAAAAGTGCAAGCCT ACCTGCTCTGGGACCAGATTCCGAAGTGGGAGTGTCATAGATCAATCCCGTGTCCTGAACTTGGGTCCCATCACACGGAAAG GTGTCCAGGCCACAGTCTCAAGGGCTGCTTTTAGCAGCTTGG GGCTCCTGAAAGTCTGGCTGCCTCTGCTCCTCTCGGCCACCTTGACCCTGACTTTTCAGTGA
- the UMOD gene encoding uromodulin isoform X3, with translation MGQPSLTWMLMVVVASWFITTAATNTSEARTKFNCPARWSWRTPQRGGDTEQGPDEDFTSQGRWCSECHSNATCTEDEAVTTCTCQEGFTGDGLTCVDLDECAIPGAHNCSANSSCVNTPGSFSCVCPEGFRLSPGLGCTDVDECAEPGLSHCHALATCVNVVGSYLCVCPAGYRGDGWHCECSPGSCGPGLDCVPEGDALVCADPCQAHRILDEYWRSTEYGEGYACDTDLRGWYRFVGQGGARMAETCVPVLRCNTAAPMWLNGTHPSSDEGIVSRKACAHWSGHCCLWDASVQVKACAGGYYVYNLTAPPECHLAYCTDPSSVEGTCEECSIDEDCKSNNGRWHCQCKQDFNITDISLLEHRLECGANDMKVSLGKCQLKSLGFDKVFMYLSDSRCSGFNDRDNRDWVSVVTPARDGPCGTVLTRNETHATYSNTLYLADEIIIRDLNIKINFACSYPLDMKVSLKTALQPMVSALNIRVGGTGMFTVRMALFQNPSYTQPYQGSSVTLSTEAFLYVGTMLDGGDLSRFALLMTNCYATPSSNATDPLKYFIIQDRCPHTTDSTIQVVENGESSQGRFSVQMFRFAGNYDLVYLHCEVYLCDTMNEKCKPTCSGTRFRSGSVIDQSRVLNLGPITRKGVQATVSRAAFSSLGLLKVWLPLLLSATLTLTFQ, from the exons ATGGGGCAGCCATCTCTGACTTggatgctgatggtggtggtggcctCTTGGTTCATCACAACTGCAGCCACTAACACCTCAGAAGCAA GAACAAAGTTCAACTGCCCTGCCAGGTGGAGTTGGAGGACTCCGCAGAGAGGAGGCGACACTGAGCAGGGTCCTGATGAAGATTTCACCAGCCAGGGAA GATGGTGCTCTGAATGTCACAGCAATGCCACCTGCACGGAGGATGAGGCCGTTACGACGTGCACCTGTCAGGAGGGCTTCACCGGCGACGGCCTGACCTGCGTGGACCTGGATGAGTGCGCCATTCCTGGAGCTCACAACTGCTCCGCCAACAGCAGCTGCGTAAACACGCCAGGCTCCTTCTCCTGCGTCTGCCCCGAAGGCTTCCGCCTGTCGCCCGGTCTCGGCTGCACAGACGTGGATGAGTGCGCTGAGCCTGGGCTTAGCCACTGCCACGCCCTGGCCACATGTGTCAATGTGGTGGGCAGCTACTTGTGCGTATGCCCCGCGGGCTACCGGGGGGATGGATGGCACTGTGAGTGCTCCCCGGGCTCCTGCGGGCCGGGGTTGGACTGCGTGCCCGAGGGCGACGCGCTCGTGTGCGCGGATCCGTGCCAGGCGCACCGCATCCTGGACGAGTACTGGCGCAGCACCGAGTACGGGGAGGGCTACGCCTGCGACACGGACCTGCGCGGCTGGTACCGCTTCGTGGGCCAGGGCGGTGCGCGCATGGCCGAGACCTGCGTGCCAGTCCTGCGCTGCAACACGGCCGCCCCCATGTGGCTCAATGGCACGCATCCGTCCAGCGACGAGGGCATCGTGAGCCGCAAGGCCTGCGCGCACTGGAGCGGCCACTGCTGCCTGTGGGATGCGTCCGTCCAGGTGAAGGCCTGTGCCGGCGGCTACTACGTCTACAACCTGACAGCGCCCCCCGAGTGTCACCTGGCGTACTGCACAG ACCCCAGCTCCGTGGAGGGGACGTGTGAGGAGTGCAGTATAGACGAGGACTGCAAATCGAATAATGGCAGATGGCACTGCCAGTGCAAACAGGACTTCAACATCACTG ATATCTCCCTCCTGGAGCACAGGCTGGAATGTGGGGCCAATGACATGAAGGTGTCGCTGGGCAAGTGCCAGCTGAAGAGTCTGGGCTTCGACAAGGTCTTCATGTACCTGAGTGACAGCCGGTGCTCGGGCTTCAATGACAGAGACAACCGGGACTGGGTGTCTGTAGTGACCCCAGCCCGGGATGGCCCCTGTGGGACAGTGTTGACG AGGAATGAAACCCACGCCACTTACAGCAACACCCTCTACCTGGCAGATGAGATCATCATCCGTGACCTCAACATCAAAATCAACTTTGCATGCTCCTACCCCCTGGACATGAAAGTCAGCCTGAAGACCGCCCTACAGCCAATGGTCAG TGCTCTAAACATCAGAGTGGGCGGGACCGGCATGTTCACCGTGCGGATGGCGCTCTTCCAGAACCCTTCCTACACGCAGCCCTACCAAGGCTCCTCCGTGACACTGTCCACTGAGGCTTTTCTCTACGTGGGCACCATGTTGGATGGGGGCGACCTGTCCCGATTTGCACTGCTCATGACCAACTGCTATGCCACACCCAGTAGCAATGCCACGGACCCCCTGAAGTACTTCATCATCCAGGACAG ATGCCCACACACTACAGACTCAACTATCCAAGTGGTGGAGAATGGGGAGTCCTCCCAGGGCCGATTTTCCGTCCAGATGTTCCGGTTTGCTGGAAACTATGACCTAGTCTACCTGCACTGTGAAGTCTATCTCTGTGACACCATGAATGAAAAGTGCAAGCCT ACCTGCTCTGGGACCAGATTCCGAAGTGGGAGTGTCATAGATCAATCCCGTGTCCTGAACTTGGGTCCCATCACACGGAAAG GTGTCCAGGCCACAGTCTCAAGGGCTGCTTTTAGCAGCTTGG GGCTCCTGAAAGTCTGGCTGCCTCTGCTCCTCTCGGCCACCTTGACCCTGACTTTTCAGTGA